Proteins encoded together in one Gemmatimonadota bacterium DH-78 window:
- a CDS encoding UvrB/UvrC motif-containing protein has product MPPRHANPTLRARIREDAENRPGVYRMWGPGDELLYVGKSIRIRTRLLSYFRAPKGEKAGELIRETARIDWDHISDEFGALVHEMRLIQRHRPKYNVQHKRKRAYAFVKITREPAPRVLPAARVVDDGSTYYGPFPRVGRVANTIRDISHVLGLRDCPASTPVVFDDQLDIFSGRAPLDRSPSCLRADLGSCLAPCCGRPTARAYAERVNQARRFLEGRGRAPLAILEEKMRDAARRQDFEYAALVRDRLERLRIFQQELTAFRGEVDALTFVYRVPGHGGGDKVHLVRGGRLRETLPHPKTRAARERVAARIDRVFGAFDPGPGGLSAHAAAEILLVARWFRLKPDELKRTRPPEEWLAAKRPA; this is encoded by the coding sequence GTGCCCCCTCGTCACGCCAACCCCACCCTGCGCGCCCGCATCCGGGAGGACGCCGAGAACCGTCCCGGCGTGTATCGCATGTGGGGTCCCGGCGACGAGCTGCTGTACGTGGGGAAGTCGATCCGGATCCGCACTCGCCTGCTCTCCTACTTTCGGGCGCCGAAGGGCGAGAAGGCCGGCGAGCTGATCCGCGAGACGGCCCGCATCGACTGGGATCACATCTCCGACGAGTTCGGCGCACTGGTGCACGAGATGCGGTTGATTCAGCGGCACCGACCGAAGTACAACGTCCAGCACAAGCGGAAGCGCGCCTACGCCTTCGTGAAGATCACCCGAGAGCCCGCTCCCCGCGTGCTCCCCGCCGCGCGCGTGGTCGACGACGGCTCCACCTACTACGGGCCCTTTCCCCGCGTCGGGCGGGTGGCCAACACGATCCGCGACATCTCGCATGTTCTGGGACTCCGCGACTGCCCGGCCTCCACCCCCGTGGTGTTCGACGATCAGCTCGACATCTTCTCCGGTCGCGCACCGCTGGACCGATCCCCCTCCTGCCTCCGCGCCGACCTCGGCAGCTGCCTCGCACCCTGCTGTGGTCGTCCCACCGCCCGGGCCTACGCGGAACGCGTGAACCAGGCCCGTCGCTTTCTCGAGGGACGCGGCCGGGCCCCCCTCGCGATCCTGGAGGAGAAGATGCGCGATGCGGCCCGCCGCCAGGATTTCGAGTATGCCGCACTCGTGCGCGACCGTCTCGAGCGCCTGCGCATCTTCCAGCAGGAGCTCACCGCCTTCCGGGGCGAGGTGGACGCGCTGACCTTCGTCTACCGGGTGCCCGGCCACGGCGGGGGCGACAAGGTCCACCTCGTTCGGGGCGGCAGGCTCCGCGAGACGCTGCCCCACCCGAAGACGCGGGCGGCCCGCGAGCGGGTGGCCGCACGCATCGACCGGGTGTTCGGAGCCTTCGATCCGGGCCCCGGGGGGCTCAGCGCACACGCCGCGGCGGAGATCCTGCTCGTCGCCCGGTGGTTTCGTCTCAAGCCCGACGAGTTGAAGCGCACCCGCCCCCCGGAGGAGTGGCTGGCGGCGAAGCGTCCGGCGTAA
- a CDS encoding EVE domain-containing protein, with protein MPKYWLMKSEADVYSIDDLRRDGRTLWDGVRNYQARNNMKEMKEGDLVLYYHSRQSPSAVTGLARVVRESYPDPTQFDPGHKYFDEKSSEEDPRWWLVDIEFVRAFDHPVGLPDIKARSDLSEMVLVRNSRLSVQPVLEQEFQTVLKMAGEAMP; from the coding sequence ATGCCGAAGTACTGGCTCATGAAGAGCGAAGCCGACGTCTACTCCATCGACGACCTGCGGCGCGACGGTCGCACGCTCTGGGACGGGGTGCGGAACTATCAGGCCCGGAACAACATGAAAGAGATGAAGGAGGGCGACCTGGTGCTGTACTACCACTCGCGCCAGTCGCCCTCCGCCGTGACCGGTCTTGCGCGGGTGGTGCGCGAGTCGTATCCGGATCCGACCCAGTTCGACCCGGGCCACAAGTACTTCGACGAGAAGTCGAGCGAGGAGGATCCCCGCTGGTGGCTGGTCGACATCGAGTTCGTCCGAGCGTTCGACCATCCGGTGGGTCTGCCCGACATCAAGGCCCGCTCGGACCTGTCGGAGATGGTGCTCGTCCGCAACTCCCGGCTGTCGGTGCAACCGGTGCTGGAGCAGGAGTTTCAGACGGTGTTGAAGATGGCGGGAGAAGCGATGCCGTAG
- a CDS encoding aminoglycoside adenylyltransferase domain-containing protein gives MSAIEARLSEVGLVGTYLHGSLASGAYFPPKSDVDLLFVVERPLDPALRERLSLTCVDAAAARPTLGTLELSVLLRDATRAGIFPMGCELHFGENMVGPVLSGTADYGPGARDDDLPTHIRCLQETGVVIAGAPIDEVFAPVPSPVFRTSVEADQEWILEGDHILESPVYGVLNLCRGLWLDRRPAHTSTPSKVEAGLWAATQLPPDLRRVVQAALDAHRDPGWIAPDHRRTGGRVWDVGALERFRDAFRTLLGAPDDGHPERVSE, from the coding sequence GTGTCGGCCATCGAAGCTCGGCTGAGCGAGGTGGGGCTCGTGGGCACCTATCTCCATGGTTCCCTCGCATCGGGCGCCTACTTCCCGCCGAAGAGCGACGTGGATCTGCTGTTCGTGGTCGAGCGTCCCCTCGATCCCGCGCTGAGAGAACGCCTCTCCCTCACCTGCGTGGATGCGGCCGCCGCCCGCCCCACCCTCGGCACCCTCGAGCTGTCGGTTCTGCTGCGCGACGCCACCCGTGCGGGGATCTTTCCGATGGGCTGCGAGCTCCACTTCGGCGAGAACATGGTGGGGCCGGTGCTGTCGGGTACCGCGGACTACGGTCCCGGGGCGCGGGACGACGACCTGCCCACCCACATTCGCTGCCTCCAGGAGACCGGAGTGGTGATCGCGGGCGCCCCCATCGACGAGGTGTTCGCACCGGTGCCGAGTCCGGTCTTCCGAACGTCGGTGGAAGCCGATCAGGAGTGGATCCTCGAAGGCGATCACATTCTCGAGAGCCCGGTCTACGGGGTGCTCAACCTCTGCCGGGGCCTGTGGCTGGATCGCCGACCGGCCCACACCAGCACACCCTCGAAGGTGGAAGCGGGGCTGTGGGCGGCCACGCAGCTGCCGCCGGACCTGCGCCGAGTGGTGCAGGCCGCGCTCGACGCCCATCGCGACCCCGGCTGGATCGCCCCCGACCACCGGCGCACGGGCGGGCGCGTGTGGGACGTCGGCGCCCTGGAGCGCTTCCGCGACGCTTTCCGAACCCTGCTCGGTGCGCCGGACGACGGGCACCCGGAGCGGGTGTCGGAGTAG
- a CDS encoding M24 family metallopeptidase, whose product MLRRLLPLVALLAPAAPGAAQPPSRMPADAPARYHPMPPLRVQADQMQEWVAARLDRVLPALMEEYDVDMWILSMREYGEDPVFWSIVSPTTFAARRRSIYLFTRREDGTVERLALGGTSQGGLFETYRSPRPAPTGEQAELWGDEQWRLLNEIVTDRDPSNIVLNIDDTWAFADGLGAGEREALEAALGERYLERVRREPRLATDYIATRVPEMMPRYREVMETVHAIISEAFSNSVITPGETTTEDVVWWLRQKVNDLGMTAWFQPSVSVQRAGDVPTAGEVVIERGDLLWTDFGVVAQRLSTDTQHLGYVLREGETEVPAGLRACMRASNRMQEIQLEEMTPGRTGNEALRAAQRRMAAEGIEGTLYSHPIGDHGHGAGPLIGRWDAQEGVPGRGDAVIRPSTWYSIELQATVPIPEWDGRTASCRQEEEAYLDENGDRHWVLRRQEVFHLVW is encoded by the coding sequence ATGCTCCGTCGCCTTCTTCCGCTCGTCGCCCTTCTCGCCCCCGCCGCACCGGGCGCCGCTCAGCCGCCCTCGCGCATGCCCGCCGACGCCCCGGCACGCTATCACCCGATGCCGCCGCTGCGGGTGCAGGCCGACCAGATGCAGGAGTGGGTCGCGGCGCGCCTCGATCGGGTGCTCCCCGCGCTGATGGAGGAGTACGACGTCGACATGTGGATTCTGTCGATGCGGGAGTACGGCGAGGACCCGGTGTTCTGGTCGATCGTTTCGCCCACCACCTTCGCGGCCCGCCGCCGATCGATCTATCTCTTCACCCGACGCGAGGACGGAACGGTCGAACGGCTGGCGCTGGGCGGCACGAGTCAGGGAGGTTTGTTCGAGACCTACCGGTCGCCGCGCCCGGCCCCCACCGGTGAGCAGGCCGAACTGTGGGGTGACGAGCAGTGGCGACTCCTCAACGAGATCGTCACCGACCGCGACCCGTCGAACATCGTCCTGAACATCGACGATACCTGGGCCTTCGCCGACGGTCTCGGCGCGGGGGAGCGCGAGGCGCTGGAGGCGGCCCTCGGAGAGCGCTACCTCGAACGGGTGCGCCGGGAGCCCCGGCTGGCCACCGACTACATCGCGACCCGGGTGCCGGAGATGATGCCGCGCTACCGGGAGGTGATGGAGACCGTGCACGCGATCATCTCCGAGGCCTTTTCGAACAGCGTCATCACCCCCGGAGAAACCACCACCGAAGACGTCGTGTGGTGGCTTCGCCAGAAGGTGAACGATCTCGGCATGACGGCCTGGTTCCAGCCGTCGGTGTCGGTGCAGCGGGCGGGTGACGTGCCGACCGCGGGCGAGGTGGTGATCGAGCGGGGCGACCTGCTCTGGACCGACTTCGGCGTGGTGGCGCAGCGGCTGTCGACCGACACGCAGCACCTCGGCTACGTGCTGCGCGAAGGCGAGACCGAGGTTCCCGCGGGACTCCGCGCCTGCATGCGGGCCTCCAACCGGATGCAGGAGATCCAGCTGGAGGAGATGACGCCGGGCCGCACCGGCAACGAGGCCCTGAGGGCGGCGCAGCGACGCATGGCGGCCGAGGGGATCGAGGGCACCCTCTACTCGCACCCCATCGGCGACCACGGACACGGGGCCGGCCCCCTGATCGGGCGCTGGGATGCGCAGGAGGGTGTGCCGGGGCGTGGTGACGCCGTGATCCGACCCTCCACCTGGTACTCGATCGAGCTGCAGGCGACGGTGCCGATTCCCGAGTGGGACGGCCGCACGGCGTCGTGCCGTCAGGAGGAGGAGGCGTACCTCGACGAGAACGGCGACCGGCACTGGGTGCTCCGGCGCCAGGAGGTGTTTCATCTCGTCTGGTAG
- a CDS encoding DUF2306 domain-containing protein — protein sequence MSHDAVGHMHLIAAFVALAAGAWVFLIAKGTRWHRTLGHLYVAAMIVLNATALAIYRMTGTFGPFHIFALVALATLAMAMGTVLLRRPRGRWIETHAGWMAGSYMGLAAAFVAETSTRLLMPIVAARAETGTAWIVFWTLVAVATALTMGVGARLIRTRMDAAVRGTPDAMRRERALLRADLDGDPVG from the coding sequence GTGAGTCACGACGCCGTCGGACACATGCACCTGATCGCGGCCTTCGTCGCGCTCGCCGCGGGGGCGTGGGTGTTTCTGATCGCGAAGGGCACCCGATGGCACCGCACCCTCGGGCATCTCTACGTGGCCGCGATGATCGTGCTGAATGCCACCGCCTTGGCCATCTATAGGATGACGGGCACCTTCGGCCCCTTTCACATCTTCGCCCTCGTCGCCCTGGCGACCCTCGCGATGGCGATGGGCACCGTGCTGCTGCGCAGACCCCGCGGCAGGTGGATCGAGACGCACGCCGGGTGGATGGCGGGTTCGTACATGGGGCTGGCGGCCGCATTCGTGGCCGAGACCTCGACCCGGCTCCTCATGCCGATCGTGGCGGCCCGCGCCGAGACCGGTACCGCGTGGATCGTGTTCTGGACCCTCGTGGCGGTCGCCACCGCCCTCACGATGGGGGTGGGCGCGCGGCTCATTCGCACCCGGATGGACGCCGCCGTGCGGGGCACGCCCGACGCCATGCGGCGCGAGCGCGCCCTGCTCCGCGCCGATCTCGACGGAGACCCGGTGGGCTGA
- a CDS encoding transcriptional regulator, with translation MSDWDYRQVDPLVHSPIRLAVLSLLTTTDEAEFTWLRDTIRTTDGNLSTHLTRLVDAEFITADRSTGITRYRLTRAGRAGFARYVEQLETLLHPDPIRSESP, from the coding sequence ATGAGCGACTGGGACTATCGCCAGGTCGATCCGCTGGTGCACTCCCCGATCCGCCTGGCGGTGCTCTCGTTGCTCACCACCACCGACGAGGCGGAGTTCACCTGGCTCCGAGACACCATCCGCACCACCGACGGCAACCTCAGCACGCACCTGACGCGCCTGGTCGACGCGGAGTTCATCACCGCCGACCGCTCGACGGGCATCACCCGCTACCGGCTCACCCGCGCCGGCCGAGCGGGCTTCGCGCGCTACGTCGAGCAGTTGGAGACGCTGCTCCACCCCGACCCGATCCGAAGCGAGTCCCCGTGA
- a CDS encoding GntR family transcriptional regulator translates to MFHDLDPRSPTPLYAQIAARVRVAVASGELGEGDALPSVRQLARTLRVNPATVVQAYRDLEGEGFVEMRHGAGTFVRAVPEPVRDDERARRATEIARRALVDAARLGLPADELIAALRNLVDAESPVPTPSETP, encoded by the coding sequence ATGTTCCACGACCTCGATCCCCGGAGTCCCACCCCCCTCTACGCGCAGATCGCGGCGCGTGTGCGGGTGGCCGTGGCCTCCGGGGAGCTGGGCGAGGGCGACGCACTGCCCTCGGTGCGGCAGCTGGCGCGCACGCTCCGGGTGAACCCCGCCACCGTCGTCCAGGCCTATCGCGACCTGGAGGGCGAGGGGTTCGTCGAGATGCGCCACGGTGCGGGCACCTTCGTGCGCGCCGTGCCAGAGCCGGTCCGCGACGACGAGCGGGCGCGGAGGGCCACCGAGATCGCCCGCCGCGCCCTCGTCGACGCCGCGCGACTCGGGCTGCCCGCCGACGAACTCATCGCCGCTCTCCGCAACCTCGTGGACGCCGAGAGCCCCGTTCCGACCCCTTCGGAGACCCCATGA
- a CDS encoding ABC transporter ATP-binding protein: protein MKYAIELDRVVWSPGKAFRLDELSLRVPRGSIYGFLGPNGSGKTTTIRLFMGMVKPHSGEIRVLDGRVPRDMAHILSRVGYVPERPHVYPQLTVGEAMRLHAAFHRLWDPHWADELVERLGLDPDRKIARMSKGETGKLLVSLALAQRPDLLVLDEPTDGLDPVIRRDVISTVLDYVSESGASVFISSHLVHELERICDWVGVMDRGSLVAELPMTDFKNGIKHLRVETIRESETPPPFTVLDRKPPNGVSPYETWVVRDWMDDHTRWFDTAGTHLRDVVDLDLEDGFVELLRSQRAPALDPHGED, encoded by the coding sequence ATGAAGTACGCCATCGAACTCGACCGGGTCGTTTGGAGCCCGGGAAAGGCGTTTCGACTCGACGAGCTCTCGCTGCGAGTGCCGCGCGGATCGATCTACGGCTTTCTCGGCCCCAACGGCTCCGGGAAGACGACCACCATTCGCCTCTTCATGGGCATGGTGAAGCCGCACTCCGGAGAGATCCGGGTGCTCGACGGACGGGTGCCCCGCGACATGGCCCACATCCTTTCGCGGGTGGGCTACGTGCCGGAGCGGCCGCACGTGTATCCACAGCTGACGGTGGGTGAAGCCATGCGGTTGCACGCCGCCTTCCACCGGCTCTGGGACCCGCACTGGGCCGACGAGCTGGTCGAGCGCCTGGGGCTCGATCCCGATCGCAAGATCGCCCGCATGTCGAAGGGCGAGACGGGCAAGCTGCTCGTGTCGCTCGCCCTCGCCCAGCGCCCCGACCTGCTGGTGCTCGACGAGCCCACCGACGGCCTCGACCCGGTGATCCGCCGCGATGTGATCAGCACCGTGCTCGACTACGTGTCGGAGTCGGGGGCCAGCGTGTTCATCTCGTCGCACCTGGTGCACGAGCTCGAGCGGATCTGCGACTGGGTGGGGGTGATGGACCGCGGCTCGCTCGTGGCGGAGCTGCCCATGACCGACTTCAAGAACGGCATCAAGCACCTGCGGGTGGAGACGATTCGCGAGAGCGAGACGCCCCCGCCCTTCACCGTGCTCGACCGCAAGCCGCCCAACGGCGTGTCGCCGTACGAAACCTGGGTGGTACGCGACTGGATGGACGATCACACCCGCTGGTTCGACACCGCGGGCACCCACCTGCGCGACGTCGTCGACCTCGACCTGGAAGACGGCTTCGTCGAGCTGCTGCGATCACAGCGAGCACCCGCTCTCGATCCCCACGGAGAGGACTGA
- the pckA gene encoding phosphoenolpyruvate carboxykinase (ATP) translates to MSTQTEKPGLEQHGLAPNHTVHWNLSPAELYEKSIERGAARMAHMGGLSVVTAPHTGRSPNDKYTVRESASEGDIDWGAVNVPMSEEHFDRLHDDLVAYLDDRELFVRDARAGADDSYGLRVRVVTPSPWHDLFAYNMFLRPSAEELAERHRPDFTVLHAPEMKASPERHGTRSETAVAVNFAKRTVLICGTRYAGEIKKSIFSVLNYLLPASHVLPMHCSANVGDEGDVALFFGLSGTGKTTLSADPERGLIGDDEHGWSDNGVFNFEGGCYAKTIRLSPEGEPEIHAATQMFGTILENVILDEATREIDFDDGSITENTRASYPIDYIPNAVLPSRAGHPSTVIFLTADAYGVLPPISRLTPEQAMYQFLSGYTAKVAGTERGITEPKATFSACFGAPFLPRHPGVYATMLGEKLREHGARVFLVNTGWTGGAYGTGSRMKLGYTRAMVRAALAGELDQVATTTDPVFGFQVPTSVPGVPDHVLEPRKTWADAAAYDAQAAKLAGMFRTNFEKYADGVSTAVREAGPKG, encoded by the coding sequence ATGAGCACACAGACCGAGAAACCGGGCCTGGAGCAGCACGGCCTGGCGCCCAATCACACGGTGCACTGGAATCTGTCGCCCGCCGAGCTCTACGAGAAGTCGATCGAGCGCGGTGCGGCGCGGATGGCCCACATGGGGGGACTCTCGGTGGTAACGGCGCCCCATACGGGCCGCTCGCCGAATGACAAGTACACCGTTCGGGAGTCGGCGTCTGAGGGGGACATCGACTGGGGTGCGGTGAACGTGCCCATGAGCGAGGAGCACTTCGATCGGCTCCACGACGACCTCGTCGCCTACCTCGACGATCGCGAGCTGTTCGTGCGCGACGCGCGGGCGGGCGCTGACGACTCCTACGGTCTGCGAGTCCGGGTGGTCACGCCCAGTCCGTGGCACGATCTCTTCGCCTACAACATGTTTCTCCGCCCTTCGGCGGAGGAGCTCGCCGAGCGTCACCGGCCGGACTTCACCGTACTGCACGCGCCTGAGATGAAGGCCTCGCCCGAGCGGCACGGCACGCGGTCGGAGACGGCCGTGGCGGTGAATTTCGCGAAGCGCACGGTGCTGATCTGCGGCACCCGCTACGCGGGAGAGATCAAGAAGTCGATCTTCTCGGTGCTCAACTACCTGCTGCCGGCCTCGCACGTGCTGCCGATGCACTGCTCGGCCAACGTGGGCGACGAGGGCGACGTCGCGCTCTTCTTCGGCCTCTCGGGCACCGGCAAGACCACGCTGTCGGCGGACCCGGAGCGCGGGCTGATCGGCGACGACGAGCACGGTTGGAGCGACAACGGGGTCTTCAACTTCGAAGGCGGTTGCTACGCGAAGACGATCCGCCTCTCGCCCGAGGGGGAGCCGGAGATCCATGCCGCCACCCAGATGTTCGGGACGATTCTCGAGAATGTGATCCTCGACGAGGCCACGCGAGAGATCGACTTCGACGACGGCTCGATCACCGAAAACACGCGGGCCTCGTACCCGATCGATTACATCCCGAACGCCGTGTTGCCGAGCCGGGCGGGTCATCCCTCGACGGTGATCTTCCTGACCGCCGACGCCTATGGCGTGCTTCCGCCGATCTCGCGCCTGACCCCCGAGCAGGCGATGTACCAGTTCCTGTCGGGATACACCGCGAAGGTGGCCGGCACCGAGCGGGGCATCACCGAGCCCAAGGCCACCTTCAGCGCCTGCTTCGGCGCGCCCTTCCTGCCGCGGCATCCGGGCGTCTACGCCACGATGCTGGGCGAGAAGCTGCGCGAGCACGGCGCGCGGGTATTCCTGGTCAACACCGGGTGGACCGGAGGCGCCTACGGCACCGGGTCGCGCATGAAGCTCGGCTACACGCGGGCGATGGTTCGCGCCGCCCTCGCCGGAGAGCTCGACCAGGTGGCCACCACCACCGATCCGGTCTTCGGCTTCCAGGTGCCGACGTCGGTGCCGGGCGTGCCCGATCACGTGCTCGAGCCCCGAAAGACCTGGGCCGACGCCGCCGCCTACGATGCCCAGGCGGCGAAGCTGGCCGGCATGTTCCGGACGAATTTCGAGAAGTATGCCGACGGGGTGAGCACGGCGGTTCGGGAGGCCGGCCCGAAGGGCTGA
- a CDS encoding NADP-dependent malic enzyme yields MEDRRTDALAYHREGRPGKIEVVPTKSVSTWRDLSLAYSPGVAEPCREIYANPLDAFQYTARGNLVAVVSNGTAVLGLGNIGPLASKPVMEGKGVLFKRFAGIDVFDIEIDAPTADDVIRFCEMLEPTVGGINLEDIRSPDCFVIEKELKERLDIPVFHDDQHGTAIIGGAALLNALELVGKKLDEVRIVFSGAGASALATASHLLRLGADPAKLIMCDADGPVYKGRDTDMNPYKERFAADTPHRTLAEAMAGADVFVGLSVARVVTREMVASMAADPIIFALANPDPEILPEEVEAVRDDAIIATGRSDYPNQVNNVLGFPFIFRGALDVRATVVNEEMMMAATRALAELARADVPEAVRTAYDDEPIAFGRDYLIPKPVDSRVLFHVAPAVAEAAMRTGVARIDVDLDEYVDRLRASLGPGREVMRWMTARARKRPARVVLPEGHNETIIRAAAQMVEEGVCQPVLLGRPERVREKAAMFGVDLRGVEIVYAAPLDEQRHAYADILFERRARKGLTRAEARWNLYKPIYYAASMVANGDADAVVAGVEANYPEILRPALQVIGVEPGVERVAGLHMVAFPNRELLFFADTTVNIEPDAETLARIALLSARFVRELGIQPRIGMISFSNFGSARHPESEKVAQAVRILHREDPDLEVDGEMQVDTAVGRRKLDSIYPFSQLTAAANVLVFPGLSAANSAYKLLDSLGRAEVIGPVLLGMARPVHILQRGSSQQDVLNLATVASVDAQARRDHS; encoded by the coding sequence ATGGAGGACCGCCGTACGGATGCTCTCGCGTACCATCGCGAGGGGCGTCCCGGCAAGATCGAGGTGGTTCCCACCAAGTCCGTGTCGACCTGGCGGGACCTCTCCCTGGCCTACTCCCCCGGCGTGGCCGAGCCCTGCCGCGAGATCTACGCGAACCCGCTGGACGCCTTCCAGTACACGGCGCGAGGCAACCTCGTCGCCGTCGTCTCGAACGGAACCGCGGTGCTCGGCCTCGGCAACATCGGTCCGCTGGCCTCCAAGCCGGTGATGGAGGGCAAGGGGGTGCTCTTCAAGCGCTTCGCGGGCATCGACGTGTTCGACATCGAGATCGACGCGCCCACGGCGGACGACGTCATCCGCTTCTGCGAGATGCTGGAGCCGACGGTGGGCGGGATCAACCTCGAGGACATCCGCTCGCCCGACTGCTTCGTGATCGAGAAGGAGCTCAAGGAGCGGCTCGACATCCCGGTTTTCCACGACGACCAGCACGGCACGGCGATCATCGGAGGTGCGGCGCTGTTGAACGCGCTCGAGCTCGTGGGCAAGAAGCTCGACGAGGTGCGCATCGTCTTCAGCGGAGCGGGTGCATCGGCGCTGGCCACGGCGAGTCATCTCCTTCGGCTCGGCGCCGACCCGGCGAAGCTGATCATGTGCGACGCCGACGGCCCGGTGTACAAGGGCCGCGACACCGACATGAACCCGTACAAGGAGCGATTCGCGGCGGATACGCCGCACCGCACCCTCGCCGAGGCGATGGCGGGTGCCGACGTCTTCGTGGGGCTGTCGGTGGCCCGGGTCGTGACTCGCGAGATGGTGGCCTCGATGGCCGCGGATCCGATCATCTTCGCCCTGGCCAACCCCGATCCGGAGATCCTGCCGGAAGAGGTGGAGGCGGTGCGCGACGACGCGATCATCGCCACGGGGCGATCGGACTACCCGAATCAGGTGAACAACGTGCTCGGCTTTCCCTTCATCTTCCGGGGCGCGCTCGACGTGCGGGCCACGGTGGTGAACGAGGAGATGATGATGGCGGCCACCCGGGCCCTCGCCGAGCTCGCCCGGGCCGACGTGCCGGAGGCGGTGCGAACCGCCTACGACGACGAGCCGATCGCCTTCGGGCGCGACTACCTGATCCCGAAGCCGGTCGACAGCCGGGTGCTCTTCCACGTGGCGCCGGCGGTGGCCGAGGCGGCGATGCGGACCGGGGTGGCGCGCATCGACGTTGACCTCGACGAGTACGTCGACCGGCTGCGCGCTTCTCTCGGGCCGGGCCGCGAGGTGATGCGCTGGATGACCGCCCGTGCGCGGAAGCGGCCGGCCCGCGTGGTGCTCCCCGAGGGCCACAACGAGACGATCATCCGGGCGGCGGCGCAGATGGTGGAAGAGGGGGTGTGTCAGCCCGTTCTGCTCGGACGGCCCGAGCGGGTGCGCGAGAAGGCGGCGATGTTCGGCGTCGATCTGCGCGGGGTGGAGATCGTGTATGCGGCTCCGCTCGACGAGCAGCGTCACGCCTATGCCGACATCCTCTTCGAGCGGCGCGCCCGGAAGGGCCTCACGCGCGCCGAGGCGCGCTGGAACCTCTACAAGCCGATCTACTACGCGGCGTCGATGGTCGCGAACGGCGATGCCGATGCGGTCGTCGCCGGAGTGGAGGCGAACTACCCCGAGATCCTGCGCCCGGCGCTGCAGGTGATCGGCGTGGAGCCGGGGGTCGAGCGGGTGGCGGGACTGCACATGGTGGCGTTCCCGAATCGGGAGCTGCTCTTCTTCGCCGACACGACCGTGAACATCGAGCCCGATGCGGAGACCCTCGCGAGGATCGCGCTGCTCTCCGCGCGCTTCGTGCGCGAACTCGGCATCCAGCCGCGGATCGGGATGATCTCCTTCAGCAACTTCGGCTCGGCTCGGCACCCCGAGTCGGAGAAGGTGGCGCAGGCGGTGCGCATCCTCCATCGCGAGGACCCCGACCTCGAAGTGGACGGTGAGATGCAGGTCGACACGGCCGTCGGGCGTCGGAAGCTCGACAGCATCTACCCCTTCTCGCAGCTCACGGCCGCTGCCAACGTGCTGGTGTTTCCGGGTCTGAGCGCCGCGAACTCGGCGTACAAGCTGCTGGACTCGCTGGGGCGTGCGGAGGTGATCGGTCCGGTGCTGTTGGGAATGGCTCGCCCCGTGCACATCCTTCAGCGAGGGTCCTCGCAGCAGGATGTGCTCAACCTCGCGACCGTCGCTTCGGTGGACGCGCAGGCTCGAAGAGACCATTCTTGA